The following is a genomic window from Pseudopipra pipra isolate bDixPip1 chromosome 2, bDixPip1.hap1, whole genome shotgun sequence.
ACTAAATCGTTCTGAGATCAAAGCTTCTAAATTTCATGCACCGGTTAAAGCAGTACCATACTTTACTTGTTTTCAGCCAAGGTTTTGTGGTGTGCGTGTGTGCATGCAGATGCTTTCTTCTTGCAGTCTAAGAACACTGCTACACTGCTAATGCAACTAAttcaaaattcagaaatatCAGAGTTCTGCTTTCCTATGCACTATTAATAtacccccttttttccttccgTTCTTCATTTAAACACAGTTCCAGCTGATGCCCAAAGAAGATCTGCAGCTCTAAGGCGCTTTCCATCAAGAGTAACAGGCTAACCTAATCCAAATGAGAACCTGCCTGTTGCATCTCTAAATCTTCATGGTAAAATGTatggttttatattttatatataaaacacTGAACTCTATATAGAATTATTACCTGTGAGTCTGAATTTTCTTAAGGTGTTCAACACCAAAGTATTTCAGCATTTTACCAAGACAGATTATTTTACGGTATCTTCAGGAGTCTAGGAGTCATGTTCAGGGTAGAATGTTGAAGAGTATCAGTTGTGAGTATGACAGGGAATATCACCAAAATAGATTAATTCCTAAATTCATTTCTATAGGTGAAAAAGAAAGTTAGTAGAAATAACTAGAAATAACCGCAGTGTTTTTCCAATTACGGCCAGTATCACGGCCGATGTCAGAAGTTAAAAATTATGatatatattaataatactTAAAGAAAGTGACTGAAATACATTTTGGGGAAGATTGGTACAATTTTTCTATAAGCTTTGTAGAACTTCTTATACCTCCAAGGTTTTTTCAAAACTCTACATATTCGATACATTCATGTATTATTTCCTATACATATACTATATGCTATTTACTATACACTAGAATGAGTGATCTCCAGATATACTGATCTATATGCAGTTTAACTTTCCAAATATCTTATTACTTCATTAATATCAGTGGGTTTtttgcacattttctttttaacttaaGCAATGTTTCGTTTTTAGCTTTTTGAAAAAGACTCACATTAGAAAGAATAGAAAGGATACAAAAGGAGTCATCCAAAATACATTTATTCTTGAAATTCAAAAAAATCTCAATCTTTTGCATGCAGAATGATTAGTATAGCATTTCTTGAACTCTAATCTCCTGTGAAATCAAGAGCTAGCACAAGCCAAGCTAGAGGGGTTGCTAGTAGTTGATATCACTTTCCAGTGTTTTCTTCTGCAGTGGGATAACTGCTGAGGCAACCCCTGTATTAAGTATGTTAATTTCAGCTCTGTGCAATCACTTTGACCTGCAGGAGGTGAATCATTCAGCCATTTATCTGCTAATCAATTCTGACATCTTCCAAGAACAGGCATAATTAATCACACCTCCCttgattttgtgttttcatAAACAACATTGTTCTGCTGTCAAGATGTCTTGGTTCGATATATTTGGGAGCATGCCACCTGtgattcaaaactgctttttttcatgACAGAGCATCATGTTGATAAAATAACTCTTTTATTCTAATTTAATTATCCTATAGCTTTGTTTAAGATGATACCTATTTTGGCTTCCATTGAAGAGTAATAAAATGTATTACTTctgtggaaagaaaaagcatcaCAAATACTGACATTCATCTTTATGATCTAACACTGGACATAGTGTTTCATCACCCTGCTTTAACTTCCATTCATTATTCTGTGCTTAGTTTGGATAATGGAGTCTACTGTTACTGTGCTTCAATATTATACATCATTGCTCCAAGAATGTTGCTCTGCCTTGTCTTTTTGTTCTAATTTCTGACTTTTTCGAGAAAGCATTACCTGAGATCTTCCACGTATTTCCAGAGGCAAATATATTTCAGGTGGCTTTAGTGATTTTCCTATCCTCTTTTTCCATATTTGCTGTCACATCATATCACATTAGATATCCAGCTGTATTGTTTGAGGCTGCATGAGGAATACAGATTTCATCATTTCCTCTCAGCATGTTTCATTTCAATACTCCAAGGACTATCTGATCTTAGGTAAGTCCTCTCTTCCCATACACTATGTGGCAGCAAACCCTGAAGAGAAGTGAGGATGATGAGAGATGATCAAACTGCATCTCAAATGTCTACTATGTATCTCATGCAGCTAATGTTAAAGCAGGGTCTTACACATACTGCCAAAGCAAGCTTCAGACATATCTGGCAATGCATGTATCACTGCTTGTTTGCTGGTTTTTAACTCACAATTTTGGGGCAGAGCTTTCATAAAGACTGCACTTGGGTAAAGGAAGGTAGTTGTCCAAGCAATTATAGTTTGatcagaatattttgtttcttctgcaaTTCTTGTTGGTTTTTGGCATGCTAGAAGTCAAATTCTCACTTCAGTTATTATTGGcagtaataaagaaaaaaccactACTATAGCTATTGCTTCCTAAATACGTACAGTTAATTGGAGCGATAATGAATACATTGATAGCTACAGACAGTTTTGCCTGTAAGATGTAGCTTTCTAGAATAAAGAAATGGACAACCCACTTGCCAGGCCCACACAGAGTTATCCTACCAGCTCAATTTTCCCTCAGATTCTGGAGAGACACTTTCAAAAGTTTGAGTAGCATGATGACAACAGCAATGAAATCCCCACTGAAACTCACAAAGTTTGCTTGAACAATGCAGAAGCCCCACAAATAGATGAAGGTTTTAATTTCCTGGAGAGGAACATTCAGAAGCAGTAAGGCCTCCATCTCTGGAAATATTGATAAAAAATTCTAGCCTGGGATTTCTCCATTTATGAATATTGGCATTCAAGATTATGTCTCCAAGAAACATTATTTCCTCTCAATGTGATTTACTCAAACTCAAATTTAATTTTCCCCCCCTCAGGTTAAATATCTGTCAGAGCAcagcaacacagaaaataagagTTTTCATCATGtcaattcattttttttactctgtATATTAGAATTGGTCCTTTAGGTCTAGtaatgtatttgaaaagtaATGATTGGGTAAAGCAAAAAACATCAAGAAAGATGAAACTAAAATTGCGTAGAGCTGTGTATATTCTGTAATTAATTACCCCTATATAATAGTGACATAAACAACTTGTTCCTTGGAAATTTCCATCCATTCATATGATGACAATATTTCTCACTCACTGTGTCAAaaatttttccagaaaatattgTGCAGAGCTAAAGACTAAAAAAGTGAGATTCCTTTGCAATTCTGCCACAAACTTCATGGAAAATCCtaagaagtatttttatttttcccatttctcccCCTGCAAAATATGAATACTGTTTTCATAGATGTTCAGCGTGGCTGAACATTTGTTTGCTCATATATGGGCAGTGCTTGTAATCATTGAATGGAAAGAACAGAGTAAAAGTTATAATTATGGCGAAATAGCAGGAAAATTGCTAACTGATGTGTGAAACCTGGTACTTAAAGGTCTTCTTCTAGGTAGAAAATTCATGCCTGAATTGACACATTCAAGTCAGAAACCTCATTTAATATATTGTCTCCTATTCTTTTTCAATCTTTTAGActtccatttcattttatttttcattcatttttcttttctcttcttttcttttttcttttttttcttttcttttcttttcttttcttttcttttcttttcttttcttttcttttcttttcttttcttttcttttcttttcttttcttttcttttcttttcttttcttttcttttcttttcttttcttttcttttcttttctcttcttttctcttcttttctcttcttttctcttcttttctcttcttttctcttcttttctcttcttttctcttcttttctcttcttttctcttcttttcttttctcttcttttctcttcttttctcttcttttctcttcttttctcttcttttctcttcttttctcttcttttctcttcttttctcttcttttctcttcttttctcttcttttctcttcttttctcttcttttctcttcttttctcttcttttctcttcttttctcttcttttctcttcttttctcttcttttctcttcttttctcttcttttctcttcttttctcttcttttctcttcttttctcttcttttctcttcttttctcttcttttctcttcttttctcttcttttctcttcttttctcttcttttctcttcttttcttttcttttcttttcttttcttttcttttcttttcttttcttttcttttcttttcttttcttttcttttcttttcttttcttttcttttcttttcttttcttttcttttcttttcttttcttttcttttcttttcttttcttttcttttcttttcttttcttttcttttcttttcttttcttttcttttcttttcctttccctttccctttccctttccctttccctttcccttttctttccttttcttattaTTAATTAAGAGGCCTAAATTATGACCTCAAAACTCAGGCTAGACAGCTCCCTGATGTACAAAGGTACAGGTGGAAGGCAGATTCAGGCACCCAGGTGCACTGAGGTCATTACCCCCATCCTGATAGATGGAGTGCCTATATACAGTAAGTGGATAGAAGAAATTGGATAATAGCAAATCTGTTAACCACAGCAGCCTTCTGATCTCCTTCTGAGAGTTAGTTTAGCATGTAACATCCAGCTACAGCTCTGTAGCATCCAGGTCTGTGTTGCTTTTATGAACACAAATAAGTATTTTCTGTGGTTAAAATTTTGGTAACCTATTTACAGAAGCAGGTGTGCAATTTGTGCAATAGTACCCCAAATTTACATCAGAAGTACACAGACTGTGCATGCCTAATGAAAAACTGCAACAATAGTGTTGTATCTGACCAGACAgttgatttgtgtgcataaCTCTGTTGGTTGTGCTTTCAAACTAAGCATGCTAATGAAAGAATAGGCTATAAAATTATGTGCAAGCCATAAGTTACAATTTGACCAAAAAGAAAGTGTGCATGTAAGAATATAATTAAAAAGTCATTATTAAAAATAGGGTTGATAATTCTTGTGTTGGCATACATATATAAATTCCCTGCTTTAAAATGTGTAGGATGAGTAATCAGGCAGTATTTTTCTGGATGATTTTATGATTATAGATTGATATTACATCATTGATAACAAGGGTTGATGGTGTTTACCATTGGGATGAATatgaaagtttttaaaaattcttacCATAGGTGGTTTGCTATACATATCTGCTATCCATCCCGATTTAAAAATTTGAACACTGTGAAAgtaaccaaaacacaaaaagtaTGTCTAACTATTTCATAAAAAGCTTGTCACTTCTTGAACATACAGTGATATGTTTAATGAAGAATAATGAAAGAATGGTAGATCAATTCTTGTCACTTATCTTGCAGTGATAGAATGATTCCCAGGGTATATACAATAGAATATCTACTCTAATCAAAATAAGCCATTAAATCTATCTCTCTGTTCCAAAGCAACAAAAATTACTAATTCTACATTATTCAAAACAGAGTTttctctgaattattttttaaaaaatgttcttgGAAGAAAATTCCATGATTCCTACTAAGCAGTACCTTCTATTGCTCAGAAAACATTTGTTACTGTCTAGCTGGACATCTGCTAGTCTACACATAAATAATGCTATCTTTTTATGTTCAGTCACAACACACTTTTTTTGACAATTTTAACTCATTTTTGTACCTTATCCCTAGTGAATTTGGAGGACAGCTCATTTTCTTTCAACATCTAAAAGACTTCTACAAACTTTGTAGGACATTAGAATATGAGAGATTTTGCCTGTGATTCATTCATTTTCCCAATGAAGGTCTTGCTCCCACCTCCACAGTGCTCAGCAGTATACATCCTCTATCTAACTCCACCAGTTTCCAAGTATGCAGAATGCTAAGTCCTTGGCTCTTTATAGTGTTTTAGAGGTGCCATAGCTCTTCTGTGGCTTAAAGAGTATTTAAAACAACTACCCCTCTGCTTCACTGTGTCTCTGATCTTGCCATAGTTTTCTCATCTCAAGATTGAAAAGCTCCACTGcatatttttcctctgtgttaaaAATCAGATTAATCCTATTTCTCCATACTGAGTTTTTAATTAGTCCACAGCCTTCTGCAATGAGGAGTCTAAAACCAGAGCAGTGAATTCAGCTAAGATCTGgtacagaagaggaaaaaaaatattgtttcatgTGTCTTAAATGAAGTGGTGGTACATCCTAGGTCAAGCATGCATGACAGCTTGACTGTTTTTGACTGGCATTTAGTATGGGACCTACCAAACCCCTACTTCTGCTGAGCTTCAATCTGTTCTGTAGTTCTCTAAAGCACAAGGGTAGCATGATTAACTACAGCACAGAAGATAAACACCAAACCTATGAAATACAGGCTTTTAGTAAGAAGTCACATTCACGTCCAACAGCCACTTTTTCCATAATGCCCATTAGTAATGTGTTAAgtataaaatggaaaatatttacacaggattattctttttttcccaaatctctgtagtttttttattttaacttctgaAAGCAACACCTCCAAGACTTTCTGCCCTCTGAAACACTGACCGCTGGCTCAAGTTAACATGTAAGCAAAATTTTGGATTGTCCTAAATCACTTTGAAGACCCAAAGGACTATCTTTGGAAGGTTAAATCCATGATCGCTTATACTTATACATGTATCACTTCCCATTTATCATCATGCAAATTCAGAGCTATGGACAGACCTTCCAAATTTCTTAATTTTGCTGAAGACCACTGCAAGGTTCAGTACTGATAAAAGTATctaaataggaaagaaaatttaaaaaaatgttgtgCTGATAGGCCCGCatctggttttttttacaaatgtttttataatttaaagttTAGAGAgacttgtttttaaaacataccTTAGCTTTTTTCACTTATATCAGTATTAAATTtcaggttttgtatttttataacaGGTTTTCAGTAATCCTGTTcaatagacaaaaaaaaagttcagaagACAACATAAAGACCAAGAGTTATCTCACGATAAAGATAAAATTTACCTAGGAGTCAAATGAAATACTTCTGTGAACTAATGGGCAACCTATATGGTATAACAGACAGTGGTGACataataaataagtaaaaaaatgaaggacactTGAGAGAAAGGAGGTCagaaattaacagaaaataaggaaaagaaatgtgtaCATATCTACTGAAAAATTGAGCATAACTATAGATTTGAAATGGTTGAATAACTTATCCTCTTTTTATTCATTAAAGCTATTTTTTGCTATTATTGAAAACTAAATTCCTAATGTTGACTTGTATAAAAATTTATagattttcagtttaaaaaattattttatttatcagaATCATTAAACAAAGAGggaaatatatattatatatactgtATTGATTAtgatcactttttaaaaattatttagccTAAATATTGTAGTAAAAGATCCCTTATTAAACACACATGGGGAAAAAACGTGATCTTGTGTTTACTAGAAAAAATGTAAGTGACTTCTTGTCATACTGAATATACTGTATGATTTTATATGTATCATAATGATATGTATCATATATGTATCATATATGATTTTAATGTATCATAATTAATATGAGTTTTAGTCTTATAATAGGCCTATCATGGTTATTTATATCAAAATGTTGAGATTCTGCTCAGAGTTTTTTTGACCTGGCAATGAATTTTCGTGATGTTATAAAccattattttgtctttttttttttttttttgtaatagaGTACAGTATGCCCAGGAATATTTAGTGAGATTTCATTTATGCACCTATCTCAGTGGCATTTCTATGGCTTGAGCAAGGTTGCCATGACAGTTTTGCAAATATTCCAAATTCTGATCTTCCTCTGATACtagaagaaacaaagaaatgtaGACATTTTCCTTACATCTATACATGTGTACTGAAGTATAATCTATATTATCACCACTTGTTTCAGGGGTTATTCTTCATTCTTCCCTCTAAATAACAGCACAGGTCTCATTTAGTCTGTAATCCTGTCcagttttcagcattttttctgtGTGGTGTCTTTCTTCCAACAATGTCTTTAAAGGTGATCTGCCAAATTCATTGAAACATGGGTACATGAAGATAGATTGTAATTTGTGAAAGTATAAGAGGCAGGCAGATGGGGACAGTTACAAATTTAAGAGATTTGAACATCTGTGGCAAATTTGTAGTGTGTGATAGAGCTGACTTGTGCCAACACACAGACAAGAAAAACATTGGGAGAGTCTATCACATGACAGGAGATACAAAGAAAACACTTGCACAAATGCTAGAGAGATAGTGGTCAGGGAGGTGGCAGTTGTAATTTGCTGACCTGTTCTGAAGGGATCCTGATTTCTGTCCACATTTCTTCTTTCCCAGCGGGAGACAGGTGGAAACACATCTATTATCTCTGCCAGCTTCTGCTCCCTGGCCTTCTCAGTGAGCACTGCAAGGAGGattcatttatttcttcccagtacTGTCAACCCTTATGTCGATAAATTACCCTTATCTGCTCCTTATCTGTTACTGTTCCTGTCATCTCTTTTGCTGACCTTTTGTTCTCTATTTACTTGAAACAttcttataatttattttaaccCCTGGTGCAACTTCCTGTCATTGTCTGCCTTTGCGTCCCTCTCTTGTATTTCACAGTGGCTTAACTTAATTTTGTAATACTGCTAGTCCTTTAGAGTTTTTGGTTTAGATTCTTTGAATGACCCTCTTCTGTTAAGGATTTATTGTAGTTCTTTCTGTACTGACCTTTCtgactttttcattttcttctttttcagaggcaggaggaaaaaaaaaagaaattattaccATACAGCTAACATTCTATTTACAGGTAGTAGTCAATTTGTGAAAGCATAACTTTTGTGTGaaaccctttccttttccttttccttttccttttccttttccttttccttttccttttccttttccttttccttttccttttccttttccttttccttttccttttccttttccttttccttttccttttccttttccttttccttttccttttccttttccttttttcctttttccttttccttttccttttccttttccttttccttttccttttccttttccttttccttttccttttccttttccttttccatttcctctcctctccactcctcttctctcttcttcttcttttttcttacagCTTTTCTTCACTCCATCACTTCATCCCACTCAGGGGAGTTCATTGATTGATGAATCTGAAATTTGTTGGTGATCCTATATTTGTATATGATCCTTCCTAAGTTACAAACCATCAGTAGTGTCACACCACAAGATGAGACATTACCCAAAATTTGAGGGATGATCCTGAAGTTCATTTCttcactcctttttttctttctctgattcATCACTATACCCTGTCCACTGATCACACTCTAAGGCAGTCcaatattaacattttttctccaaatgacTACACTCAAAATATCTTTGAtcttgaaaaatggaaaataaatttatttactcatttatttataatatttatattgttacttataaatttatttatttgatgcGACGTTTGAAGGGAGTTTTCCCCCTTATCTCTACTTTGCTGTCAGGACCAAACTTCCCAGATATAGGTGATTCTCACTTGTAaaattctgcaaatattttcactCAGCACACTGTACATGAAGTTCAAATATTCAGCTATCACAGCACTGGTTTTCTTCAGCTGTTACTGGAACATAACACAAGTATTCACAGTACTCATTAAATAACAAGTTGCcttaatatcttttaaaaaattcttgtGCTTATTGTCTATAAAATTGTGtatgaatatatataattaGTGTAATTATTTAGCCTTAGAGCTTCAGGTCTTTGACAACCCCTTGTTAATTTTACCTTAGTGTGTCTAAACAATGACtagaggtatttttttcttgagacaTATAGAAAATGTCAGCAAAAATACCAAACTGAACAACTCAGAGGTTTATCAGTAATGCCTTGTAGTAGTTACAGTATTGAGAGTCTTATGttcttgttttctgctgtttcctAGCTCttgaaaatctgtattttcttctttgtactCAAAGTGTATAACCATTTTCAATGGCAAATGGGCAGATCagtttcttcaaaataaaaaaatttttctttttagaaagcATTTcaataaggttttttttttttcacaaagcaGGTACATAAATATGTGGTATATAGACATGAATATGACACTAATGAAGACAACATATTGTGATGCCCAAGCTTCCAGGCAGCCAGAGACTCTGTAAAGGCCTGTTATTGGTCCTCGTGTAGGCCTGGACTACTAGTAGTAGCCCAGTATAATTCAGAGAAGCACCTAACACAAACTGAGCACATAACACGTAACACATAGCACATAACGCTCTGCACATAACACAAACTGAGCCGggcattttacattttctgtaaCACAAACCGAAGCACCTTTTTCCATGTTGCCACAAAATGCCTGTAGACATTACTATGAAATAtctgaaacagaggaaaaactaCCCCCTGCTGCTTCTGTTCTTCAGAACACAACtttcctcttaattttttttcctccagaatcTGTCGAAAGCTTTAAAGCTATCCTGCCATTTTAACACTGTTTTTCACACTTCCTTGTTCAGAAGATTGCATACATATCCCAGGTCTGTAATTGCCCAAATTTGATGCTCTCTTCTGTTTCAAACTCTTTCTGATTTAGGTTTTTTGCACCTCTGCATTGTTTAGTGTTGCCAATTGCACATTTTTTGGATTTCATAATACATATTTTTGCATCTTGATTTTACTATGTTCTCAATGCATACGCTCAACCTTTTGGCTTCCTCCTATAATACATCATCACGTTCTTCCCCCATGTGATGATATTTGTCCTTTGCTCCTTCATGCCCATTGCACAGATTGCTATAAGGAACTGCACCTGCTGAATTCCCAAACGTTTTGAGCTTTTGTTCACTGACCAGATCCGTATTCTGACATTGCTTTGGAGTATGTAAATGCATCTAAAACGTGAAACCTCTCCTTCATATGCCCTACATTAAAACCTTAAAACTGGAGACATTATTTCAGCTATCAATCCCCAGTACGAATTCCTCAGATTCTACCTCTTTACcccaaagagaaagagaagatacaaagactccctgaaacaacatctcagccttggccatgctgatcaacataactggtctactctggcctccagtcgggaggtctggaggcACACTACCTGcaacgctgctgatgcctttgagaaagcacacaggatcactcttgaggagaaaagacaacgcagaaagaatcgtgccttgcagaatatacacctaaggagtctttctgctgtaccttttgcaaccggacatgtctGTCTCGTGTTGGCCCTTTTAGCCACCAACACGCTTGCAACAAATGTaggtagagcccttcccaaatcttcgttcacgaagcctagccatgatgatgatgatgataatgatgaCCTCTTTACCTGAATGTCAtgccccccacccccaaccACACCATCAAAAGCTGACAAGTTTTTGAGCATTGCTTCATAAGTCTTGCCAAAGCATGAGGCTAGGTTCTTCCCAGCATTTCTAAGCGTACTGAGACAGAGAGGCTCTACACAGAGCATAAAAAACAATTCCTATTAAAGAgtttaaaataagttttctgatgagatttcctttcttttgaagtgatttatttttcctctttgttggGATCCAAAGcatatttctaattttaattgttaaaaattgttaaaaagCCACTACCTGTTCCTCTCATGTTAAAATATAACAGTTTTTagttctttccttcttctttatTTATCACACgcatttttgtttcattgctAATAAGCATCCATCCTTTAATTTCTTCCCACTAACTTCAAATAAGATTTTGTATTTGTTCTGTCGTTTTAATCCCTAACTCTACCTTGTGAAAAGGCAAGCAGCAGAATCCATTTATTAACTATTGACTCTAGGCTGATATATGCAGAGTTCAGTTCTACTCAGCCACCATGAATCTCTAAACAGCAATTCAGCAAGctgaaaattttctttattacagCTTTGTAATGGTGACCAGAAGTAGAAAAGAGAAACTTCCCAGACATTAAAGAAAAACCTGAGGGGAGTTCTAAACTATTGGGTGTACACTAACTTCCTTTCCAAACTATTGCATATGGAGACACTAATAGAAGAAAGTCCTTCATATCCTGAagcaaatattaatttcttgAAACAAGATTTGCAGCGGCATCCAATTATACTGCATTTCAGAGATCACTTGTCCTGTGTTCTGAAACCTGCAGGT
Proteins encoded in this region:
- the LOC135409702 gene encoding LOW QUALITY PROTEIN: trichohyalin-like (The sequence of the model RefSeq protein was modified relative to this genomic sequence to represent the inferred CDS: deleted 1 base in 1 codon; substituted 1 base at 1 genomic stop codon), whose amino-acid sequence is MNSPEWDEVMEXRKAVRKKKKKREEEWRGEEMEKEKEKEKEKEKEKEKEKEKEKEKEKEKGKKEKEKEKEKEKEKEKEKEKEKEKEKEKEKEKEKEKEKEKEKEKEKEKEKEKERKRERERERERERERKRKEKKRKEKKRKEKKRKEKKRKEKKRKEKKRKEKKRKEKKRKEKKRKEKKRKKRKEKKRKEKKRKEEKRREKKRKEEKRREKKRKEEKRREKKRKEEKRREKKRKEEKRREKKRKEEKRREKKRKEEKRREKKRKEEKRREKKRKEEKRREKKRKEEKRREKKRKEEKRREKKRREKKRKEEKRREKKRKEEKRREKKRKEEKRREKKRKEKKRKEKKRKEKKRKEKKRKEKKRKEKKRKEKKRKEKKRKEKKEKRKEEKRKMNEK